The sequence CCGAGTGGCGCCATAAACGGGGCCCGCTACGTCCTCATCAGCCCTCTCATATCCATCGTGGCCCCGACTTCGAACCTATCCCAGTTCGCCTCCGATGCCGCCCCGACCCTGCGCGAAGTCGGGCCCGGTTCGCTGGAGCTGGGCTTCTCCCTGGCTTCCGAAGGCCCCGTCAGCCTGATCGCATACGATGCCCAAGGACGGGAAGCGGCCCTCCTGTTGCGGGATCGGTTTTCCGCCGGCGCGCATCGCTTTTCGCTCTTCTCCCAGGCCCTGCGCGAGCACCCCGCCTGGCTCTTGCGCCTGAACGTGGCCGGGCAAAACCAACCGCTCGGTCGCTGACGCCGCGGCGACAGGATCATTCCCAGAGGCGCCCTTATGATTGCGCCCTCCTAAGCCGAGGGCCTATAATCCGGGGTGATGCCCCGTCTTCCCGTTTGCGTTCCTTTCCTATTCGCCGCCCTCCTGGCGGCTCCCGCCTTTTGGGCGACCCCCCTCTTCGCCCGTCCCAGCTTACCTGAATTACCTCTCGGCACCGCTTCCGCCTCCTTCGCGGGCGGCGGTGCGGCCCATGCCGCCGGAGTCGGGTCCATCTTCGTCAATCCCGCCGCCTTGTCGGTCCACGATGCCTTCCAGGCCGAGACCGGATTGATGGGCATTTCCGCCGGGCCATCGCCCTACTTACTGTTCGGCGCGCCGGCCGGAGAGCATTCCTCTTACGCATTGGGCTACTGGTACGATTCGCGGCCGGGCGATCCCGCTTCGCCCCAGGCGCCGAGGCAAGGTTTGGTAGCGGGGGCGGCTTGGGAGGGCCTCTCCTTCGCCTCGGTCGGCGGCATGCTCAAAAGCGCGGGGACCGGCGATGGCATCGGCCGCGATGGCTTCGGAATCGATGCCGATGTAGGCGCCTTGCTGCGTCCTTGGAAAGCGGCTTGGCTGGGCCTGGTACTGCACGATGCCATGGAATCGGGAGTGGGACAGGAGCCGGGCGGATTCCGGACGCACCGAAGTTATGCCGCCTCCCTCGGCACGGGCCTTTCGGGTTTCCGCTGGGCGGGAATCGATTTCCACGATCCCGATGCCTATTATGAACTGCGCTCCCAGGGTTTGCTTCCCGATGCCCGCATGGAGCATGCCTTTTCCGCGGCGGCGGCGTTCTTTCCGGGCGGAAGGCTGGGTTTCCGGGGGACGCTGGCCGTGCCGCAGGCCGGTTCGGCGGCCTTCGCTTGGGGGACCTTCCTCAACCTCCCTTTAGGGGACGGGGCGCTGGTGGTGGCTTACGTGATCCACGCCGGCGATAGCCCGGAAACGGGCGAAGGGGAAACCTCCCATTCCCTATCCTTGAATTTCCGCATGGGGGGCCGGCTCGATCCCTTGCCTCCCACGGTGGAGGTGACCGCGGATAAGCCGACCCTGGTTTTGGGCGACTCGACAGGCGAACTCTTCCGGCTTTCCGCGCGCGACCTGACCTATGTGCACGGCCGTTCGGAAGCCCCGGTCGCGGACGCGGAATCCCGCTGGGGGGGACGTCAACCGGCCTTGGACGAGGGCCGTTCCTTGGCGGAAGGCCGCATCCGCGCTTGGAGCCTTAGCATTTGCGGGACCGGGACGGACGGAATGGCGGGGCCCCTTCTGAAAACCTTCCAAGGCAAAGATTTGCCTCCCAGGATAATCCGATGGGATTTGGATAACGATTCCGGCGGCAAAGTACCCGCCGGCTTCTATGCCTACCGAATGGAAGCGGAGGATGCCGCCGGAAACGCCGCTGCGACAGGTTGGCAATTGGTCCGCATCGAGACGCCCCCCTCTCCCTGAACCGCGACGCTTTTCTCCGGTTTATTGCCAACCCCGCCGGGTAAACCGGCGATATATTGCACTCCGGAGGTTACCCCTATGCCGTTGCAGCGAATGGGTTTAGCGGTCTTGTGCGCGCTCGGAACCGCCCTGGCGGGCGGCGATCGATCCGGGACCGAACATGACGCCTGGTTCTCGCCCACCCTTCGCTGGGAAGGGGGTAGCTTGGATGTTACCTTCGGGATGGATGAGGCCGCGCAGGTCTCGCTGCTCGCCTTCGACGCCCAAGGCCGGGCCCTGGCGACCTTGGTGGAGGGCCCGCAACCGGCGGGGTACCACCATCTTTCCTTGTTCAGCAACCGCTTGCAGTGCCTGGACGGCCGCGCCTATTTCCAATTGCGCGCCGGCAGCCGGGTGCTCGCCGAATTGCGCCCGCGGGCCATTTAGATCCCATCACTTTCCCGGGAATTGGCCTTCCACCAAGGCTTCCATTTCCTTTTCATGGGCGGAAGTGTATTCGGGCATGGCTTTGAGGAGCTTTCCGTTACGGCCGAACACGTAGACGGAAGGCAGCCCCTCGAAACCGAACACCTTGGACTGGGTGTCGTCGGCGTCCCAGAGCACCTGGTAGGGAATCTTCATGGCATGAACGAACTTGGCCACTTTTTCCTTAGGGCCTTTATCGGTGGAGACGCCGGCTACTACGAGACCCTTGGGGCCGTATTTGTCATGCAGGCGCGCGAGCACGGGAATGGTCTCCCGGCAAGCGACGCACCAGGTCGCCCAGAAATCGATGACGACTACCTTGCCCTTCCATTCCTTGGATTCATGGGGCTTGCCTTCCAAATCCGGCAAAGCCAAGGGAGGCAGGGCCGGCGGAGGGGAGGCGAAAATCGGCGCCGTAAGCGCGGCGAAAACCAGGAAAACCGGGC is a genomic window of Fibrobacterota bacterium containing:
- a CDS encoding TlpA family protein disulfide reductase — protein: MRKSQPFSGPVFLVFAALTAPIFASPPPALPPLALPDLEGKPHESKEWKGKVVVIDFWATWCVACRETIPVLARLHDKYGPKGLVVAGVSTDKGPKEKVAKFVHAMKIPYQVLWDADDTQSKVFGFEGLPSVYVFGRNGKLLKAMPEYTSAHEKEMEALVEGQFPGK